The DNA region TAATTTTAAATTTATTTTAAAATAAGCTTCATGATAAATTTATACTTAATTTGCTTTAAATTGATTTTATTTTGATAAAATTAAGCCTTTAGAGGAGTAAGAAAATGATAAAAAAGGCTTTATTTTTTAGTTTTTCATGTATTGTAAGTTTTGTGTTGGTAGCTTGCAGTAATGAGGAGGTCATTCAAAATGATTTTTTATTTGATGAGTATCATATAGGCGATAAAATCACGCTTTCAAGTGTCAATGGTGGAGAAAAAACCCTTGTTCGCACGGAAAAGGGTTTTGTGATCGAGGGCGAGGAAAATAAAATTTTAATGATAGATTTTTTTGGCACTTTTTGCGCTCCTTGTAAGGAAGAAGCGAGCCATTTGACAAAGCTTTGGCAAAATAATGCAAAGGATTTTTTCATCATAGGCTTAACACATTTTGAAGATGTGAGTGATGAGGTTGTCAAGCAATTTGCTGATGATTTTGGGGCGTATTATTTTTTAAGCAATGAAGAAGAAAATGCACGCATTATCGCTCAAGCTCTAAAAGATATAGAGTATCCAAACATGGAGCAACTTCCTTTTAAGGTGGTTTTAAAAGATGGAAATTATCAAGAACTGAGTGATTTTTGGAATAAGGGAATGATGGCTCATTTTTACTTAGGTAAAGTGCCAACAAGCTTAATGCAAGAGGATTTAAACAGAATTTTAGGAAGATAAAATGCCAAAGGTAAAAACTCTTGAAAAAACAAAGCTTGACGAACCTAAAATGTTCAAGCTTTTGCTTTTAAATGACGATGTTACGACCATGGAATTTGTTATTGAGGTCTTGATGGATATTTTTCATTTTGATCTTGAAAAGGCAAGTGCTTTAATGCTTGAAATTCACTATCATGGTAGTGGGGTTTGTGGAGTTTTTACTGAAGAAATTGCCCTTTCAAAGCAAAGACAGGTGCAAAATGCTGCAAAAATAGCTAATTTTCCATTAAAAACAAGGATAGAAGAAGAATGAAATACCAAGAAGATTTAAAAAAATACCTTGCAAATGCCAAGCATCTTAGTATGATCAATCGCCATGAGTTTATAACTTGC from Campylobacter sp. MIT 99-7217 includes:
- a CDS encoding TlpA disulfide reductase family protein, with amino-acid sequence MIKKALFFSFSCIVSFVLVACSNEEVIQNDFLFDEYHIGDKITLSSVNGGEKTLVRTEKGFVIEGEENKILMIDFFGTFCAPCKEEASHLTKLWQNNAKDFFIIGLTHFEDVSDEVVKQFADDFGAYYFLSNEEENARIIAQALKDIEYPNMEQLPFKVVLKDGNYQELSDFWNKGMMAHFYLGKVPTSLMQEDLNRILGR
- a CDS encoding ATP-dependent Clp protease adaptor ClpS — its product is MPKVKTLEKTKLDEPKMFKLLLLNDDVTTMEFVIEVLMDIFHFDLEKASALMLEIHYHGSGVCGVFTEEIALSKQRQVQNAAKIANFPLKTRIEEE